The following are encoded together in the Ictidomys tridecemlineatus isolate mIctTri1 chromosome X, mIctTri1.hap1, whole genome shotgun sequence genome:
- the Ppp1r2c gene encoding protein phosphatase inhibitor 2 family member C, with protein sequence MAASTTSHRPIKGILKNKISTSSSVASPAQPSGGATQEVQRKKSQRWDESNILATHRSSYRDYDLMKINEPGTLCVSVQDDGEDPSEVEAKEDMTPDILAKKLAATDAFGPHCQEEEQDSSEAHTSKYLLDKQEKQRQFEMKRKLHYNEGLNIKLARQLISEDLQAEAEEDKNQESLHFTNEEKTTTEEAHTTEELHTQSCNA encoded by the coding sequence ATGgcagcctccaccacctcccaccgGCCGATCAAGGGAatcctgaaaaacaaaatttccacCAGTTCCTCGGTAGCATCTCCTGCCCAGCCATCAGGAGGTGCTACCCAGGAGGTGCAGCGAAAGAAATCTCAGAGGTGGGATGAATCCAACATTCTGGCGACGCACCGTTCATCATACAGAGACTATGATTTAATGAAGATAAACGAGCCTGGCACTCTCTGCGTTAGTGTACAAGATGATGGGGAAGATCCCAGTGAAGTCGAAGCAAAAGAAGACATGACTCCAGACATCTTAGCTAAGAAACTAGCAGCCACTGACGCATTTGGGCCCCATTGCCAGGAAGAAGAGCAAGACAGCAGTGAAGCGCACACGAGCAAATACCTTCTCGACAAACAAGAGAAACAGCGACAGTTTGAGATGAAAAGGAAGCTTCATTACAATGAAGGACTGAACATCAAGTTAGCTAGACAATTAATTTCAGAAGACCTACAAGCTGAAGCagaagaagataaaaatcaagaaagtctacattttacaaatgaagaaaagactACTACAGAAGAAGCTCACACAACGGAAGAACTACACACGCAGTCATGCAACGCCTAG